Genomic segment of Odontesthes bonariensis isolate fOdoBon6 chromosome 10, fOdoBon6.hap1, whole genome shotgun sequence:
GCATGATGGACAGTTTGGTTTAAAACTTGGATAGAAAATGCAGATAAGTGCAGTTGTGTCTATTTCTGGGTTAGCAATTAGTTTATGTAATAGGCCATTTCAATATCTTGGGAAATCATCTAGCAGCCCTGGTTAAAACAGAATTAACATGGtggaatttttttgttatctttgTATTCTTATGGTAACTGACTCAGTTTCCATCCATTAGCTTGATCTGTCATACTTTACATTCCTGTGTACCTAAATGTGGCCTGTTGACCTCTTACCGCTGCACATTCATGTGATGAAAAAGGATATTATAAGTGGGGTAATAGTTTGTGCTCTTTATGTTTTTATCAGAAGACCTGACAAGATCAAACATGGGGTCCTCTGGTGACTCAGAAAAAATGACGCAGCGATTGAATGATGAACTTCGCGAGGCCCGGGAGCTAGCTAATAAGGAGAAACATAAGTGCATGGAGCTCCAAGGTAACATGGAACATCTCAGAATTGGATACATATCAGTCGCGACATTTTACAGTGTAACATTTTACACACacagttaaaggtggggtctgtgatgttttctggagcattttttatcatattgtctgaaaacctcttcacgaccccattgcacccactaaaatagaatgtttggaaaaaaaactaaatcttttagtccattgtagagggtcacagcccttttacagacagccgttccacttcctattcgccccattataaaaaatttggctgcagttcagttgattttctctgagggcgctggcgagcgagtgcagaatgaccattttccatagggctggcgctaataatttaaaaaatgtccccgctagcgggtgaaacctgaaaataatactgtgatttctgacagagggatgtggatttatatcgaaagtacaataacctgggagttatagctttctgttttcttacaggtctggcatttgcaagtcagtatccgctagcatctagctaacggaatctgaagaacgcacggctgattacgaccggctgctttacggcactcgtccactgttccagagtgctaacctggtgccgctaacaacaaccaaagctaaaccagaggctagtcagagagtatgtaaaagggctgtgctgaaatctgtaactatttgagctaacccctcactgctagctcagcgctaggactgaccatgccgtaaagtgatgccacatgcgtgacgtcactcgggatgcaatactgacaataaatgtgattttaaacaaatctagtgagtctaaaaaatcaaaccaagtgccgtttgaaaggataatttatcctgcctttaggaaaattaaaatgaaaaaatataaaaaattatatccaaagcaatggctgcatctaaggtggatttcatagtaccaccatagagttcggcgtgctctgcactgcttcgttggcgcccctagagtgcagtaccatccggaaatagccgccagttttccctctcctcataatagagactctctgagagggtgtagcaagaggaaatgtctgaccaatagaagtaatgatgagagttacttctattggattctgacacgccaatcaaccgtcagccccccctcccccctgcgcgttcacagactcgtgactcgttcatttgttttgaaggcgtggtttcgaggggtgggctgaagggagaggcaaggttgtgtattttcaaaaatatagcttgcaggaaccgtttttccaagatctcagaccccacctttaagtccaCATGAAGTAACTAAATCTGTTTATATTTTGAAGGAGTCCTTGAGGAAGAGcgtaaaggaaaaaaacagcaagCTGATGAATctgcaaaacaaataaaacatcttCAAGGTACATTTTTTAGGTTTGTGCATTTGGGAGGTTTCTGTTTTGTTACCCAAAGTAGCAGATTTGTAAATGTCACCACTGCTTATCTGAGCACTGACCTCGGTTTGGACAGGCCAGCTGCAACAGTTCCAAGATGAGATGGGCACGCTCAGACAGCAGATAGATGTCTCCTCCAGTTCACATGGGGAGCTTCAAAGTGCTCGAGATGAGGTAAAGTCGCTGAAACGGGCCCTGGAAGCAGCCACTGTTGAGCGTGACCAGGACGTCGCTGCTATTCAGTCCAACCTGGCAACTGTCTCAAAAGATCAGGACAAGTGGCGCCAGACTGCCAACAAGTATGAGCGTGAGATTGAAAACCTGCAGCGTGACTTACAGCAGCAGAGCATGCAGTGGCAGAAAACAGCTGAAATACAAGGTATTACATGGTGAAACTGTCTAACAGAAGCTAACATGATAGCTTGGAAAATTTGTACTAACTTGACTTCAAAAACCTTTGGTTTCGTGGTGCTATTTGTTCCAGTCCTAAACACAGGAAGTAAAGGATTTGTCTTAAAGAACAAATCTTATATTTTCCCGAGCTAACCACTGGTTGTATTACTTAATTTATATTAAAATCATTTCATTCCCTACTTAAAAAAGAGATGCTGAGCAATTTCACAATATATacgttttgtgttttgtttcctgCTAGAGGTTCTTCTCACGTGTCTTCATATTCAGTTGCTCACGAACATTCTCAAACTCGGCCGAGCATATTAAAAATGCAGTTAGAAATGTTTTTGTGATGCTTCGGATTTATCCACAAGGAAATTCAGATCAGACCATCTGCTCGAGTAATGCATCATTAAATGAAACATGTTTTCTCCTTATAGCCAATGAGCTGCAGTCCATGCAGGTGGAGTGTAATGGTCTTCAGAAGGAGTGTTCTGTCCTGCGAGCTGAGAAACAGGACATGGTGAATAAGCACCAGAAGGAAAAGAGCAGTCTGCAAAGTGAGTGTGCCTCTCTCAGGGCGGAGAAGGAGGAACTCCTCAAGAGTCTCCAGAAAGAAAAAGCCAGCCTGCAGAGTGAATGTGCAGCACTGCGCAGTGAGAAAGAGGCAGTGGTGCAGacacagcagcagctggagaaaGACCTTGTCAGGTCAGTGCACTGATTTTACTTTACCCAGGGTGTAGCTTTACCCCCACCTTTGTGTTTCTTCAGTCCCATTTGCTTGACTCAGATGCAATTAGTTTTGCCACAGTATACCTATCACACAGGGTTATCATCCTGTCTTCCATCACctattgaattttttttggtttatgtGTTTTTGGTAGCTTGCGAGGCCAGAATGCTGAGCTGAACAGCAGCCTCAGAGCCCTCGAGCAATCCCAGCAGGAGTTGGAGAAGAGGCTGGTGGCCTTGCAGCGCCAGCACGAGCAGGATAACACCAAGCTGCAAACCCAACTGGATGAGGCAGACGGCCGCAGCAAGGCACTGCAGAGAGAGGTATGCTCTCAGAGAGCTGAACCTGACAGCTAAACCCTGTCTGCATCGGATACATGTTGCTCAGTCTTAGCACTGCTGCAGAAAGCAGTCCACATCACATTCTGTTATTGATTGATCCGTGAGCAAAATCTGAAGAGATCTGTTAGCAGAGCAGATCCAGCAGCGTTTTAACTGTTGGGAGGTCTGCAGCTGCCACTGGTGTCCTGCTGACCACGCCACTTCACGGTACCAATGTTGACATGGTCTTGCAGTATTAATGACATTTCCTTCGTGCACTCTCAACGACAGCAAAAACGTATATTTTGAAAGCAAATCAGTTATCCTTTTTTCGACAAAATCATAAAAATGGCTGACGTGTACAGGAATAGTAATTTcatgcaaaaaaatatatataactgAATAAAGAAAAGGCAATTTCTTGTAAGTTTGTCCTTCAAGGGTTAAGGTTAGTCTACTGTAAAATGACATTGCTTATATTccctttactttactttttaatGCCGTTTAGCCAGAGTagcatttaaataaaaacgtgCTTTGGCAATGATAATAATTCTGTCAAAACTCTGCCACTGCTTATGGTCTTGTTTCATCAGCGCATGTGGAACATTTTGCTAAATGATCAAATATCAAGTACGTAGATATGTTAAATCAATGTATTTGAGGACCATGGCAAATCTCCAACATAAGCTCATACTTCTTTGTGCTTGCAGTTGGGATTTTATGCGAGCATGACATTAACAAATTGAAAAACAAATTAGTGGTACAATGCATTTGTAACAATGAACAGTAGCGACACTGTTTAGGTACCTACCTACTACtaaagcaaaagaaaacatatttttctcttgttttatttttcttatttcctCCCCAGTAATGGTAGTCCAAAAtaagagactctgcctctcaaagGGGCTCTTCACAGGTTCATTCTTGTTACTTACCAATATATCCTAATCGATTGCAACATGCTCCTCCTTTATCATCTTTTTAGTAGCACTTCCACTTAGTACCACCAACCATGTGCTGTACCCGCTCCAACTTTCTTGAGACATGTTGCCGCcctcaaattcaagatgagtcaggatttttttgtgaaatagtataatgtctcattttcaacatttggCCATGGGTAGTAAAATAGCTGTTTATTGGATTTGCAAGTCATTatattctgtctttatttcaattCATACAgcattccaactttttttttgttgcacaaGTGATGGGCACTTACAGATGTAGACAATTAATATCAGGAAATCTGTGTCTTTCAATAATGAGGAAACTCTTCGTTTCTTTGTAAAAGAACACACTTTGAATTTAAAACATCCTCCATTGCAGACACCACGCATTGCCATCTGCTGGcattggtgctttttttttcttttctcccagTAAGAATTAGCTGTCTGGATAAAGATCATCCACTTTTGTAACACTAAGACAAGGCTGACATTGTTGGATACAAGAAAATGGAGAGGAAGTCAGTCTTAAGCACGCATCATTCATCCCAATCTGGGGCTGCTCTTTCTGAAAAAGTAAACGGAGTCGATTTACATCAAGTACTCTAAGCTTTCCCTCGTTAGTTAGCTTTAAAGAAAATTTAGCACTGCATCTCAGTACAGGACATACTATGCAAGCTGTTATCCAAAATAAAtcttataatttgcttcatacAGTACGAGGAGGCTCAGACTGAGCTGTCAGACCTAAAGGAAAAATACGAGAAGACCGAGCAGGAAAAGCAGTCGATCACAGATCAGTTTGAGGAATGCAAAGCCAGCATGAAGGAGTTACAGGAGAAGGGATCGAAGGTGAGAGTTGATCTTTCAGACACTCCACACTGAGAGGAAGGTGTTGTTTTCCATGTGTCACATAATTGCATGTAACTGACAAATACTATTTTAAGAGATGCATAAATTGTTAAAGTTATGATCTATTAAAGATCTATTAAAGTTATGAGCTGTTAAAAAGATTCAAATATATTTgtctttaaattaaaaaaagcaaacattttaGGATCATGAGCTTTACTTCCAAATTTGCAACAGTATTATGTAAACATctgatttattttgtaaaatatcTCGGGCATAAAATTTGAATCGCTTATAAGAAAGAcaacatatctttttttttttctatttcaccAAGCTTGCTCACCACTATTCATCTAAAGTATttaaatgttgcttttgtgGATCATTCACACATATGGATTCAGAAAGCTGGGCTAAAGTAAATCTGGCTTTGCCCTTGTGTGCCCCTGCTGAGGTTGGCTGACCCAGAAAGTACCCAGGAATACTACCGGAGGAGGCTGAGAGAAATGCCCGTGTTTATGCCAAAGTCCGTTGAAGCAATGTGAGCGATAGGCAGGCATGGCCCAATTGCAACAGACACACAACACTTTGAATATTTCCATCTCGGATACTGGAGCGAAATTCTAATCAGGCAGTTAAAACAGGTTTAAATAGGTTCCTGAGAG
This window contains:
- the slmapb gene encoding sarcolemma associated protein b isoform X2 is translated as MDQKELSDPLNNVSLIKEDLTRSNMGSSGDSEKMTQRLNDELREARELANKEKHKCMELQGVLEEERKGKKQQADESAKQIKHLQGQLQQFQDEMGTLRQQIDVSSSSHGELQSARDEVKSLKRALEAATVERDQDVAAIQSNLATVSKDQDKWRQTANKYEREIENLQRDLQQQSMQWQKTAEIQANELQSMQVECNGLQKECSVLRAEKQDMVNKHQKEKSSLQSECASLRAEKEELLKSLQKEKASLQSECAALRSEKEAVVQTQQQLEKDLVSLRGQNAELNSSLRALEQSQQELEKRLVALQRQHEQDNTKLQTQLDEADGRSKALQREYEEAQTELSDLKEKYEKTEQEKQSITDQFEECKASMKELQEKGSKKPWMIWGPAVAVALTAVTAAVLFRT
- the slmapb gene encoding sarcolemma associated protein b isoform X1, with product MDQKELSDPLNNVSLIKEDLTRSNMGSSGDSEKMTQRLNDELREARELANKEKHKCMELQGVLEEERKGKKQQADESAKQIKHLQGQLQQFQDEMGTLRQQIDVSSSSHGELQSARDEVKSLKRALEAATVERDQDVAAIQSNLATVSKDQDKWRQTANKYEREIENLQRDLQQQSMQWQKTAEIQANELQSMQVECNGLQKECSVLRAEKQDMVNKHQKEKSSLQSECASLRAEKEELLKSLQKEKASLQSECAALRSEKEAVVQTQQQLEKDLVSLRGQNAELNSSLRALEQSQQELEKRLVALQRQHEQDNTKLQTQLDEADGRSKALQREYEEAQTELSDLKEKYEKTEQEKQSITDQFEECKASMKELQEKGSKTSLLLPVQAIVIGLFLALLYWCFSALW